The Paenibacillus sp. JQZ6Y-1 sequence CCGAGATTGATGCCAAAGTACGTCCACTCCTGATCCAAACGCTGATCGTTCTGATCGCCGCGCTCGTCATCGGCAGTATCGTCATCTGGCTGATCACACGCTCGATCAGTCGCAGAATGAGCCGCATTGTGACCGTCGCCAACGCAATCAGTCAGGGCGATCTGACCAAATCGGTACAGGATAAAAGTAAGGATGAGCTGGGTCATCTGTCCGCTGCCTTTAATGACATGAATCAGTCGCTCGGTACGCTGGTCGGTTCAATCCAAGATACGGTTAGCGATGTGGTCTCCTCTTCTGAGCAATTGACAGCAAGCTCAGAGCAAACAAGCAAAGCGACCGAGCAGATTACCAGTGTGATTGAGCAATTTTCCAGTGGTAGCGATCGTCAGAACACGCATATCGGACAAAGTGCAGCGCAGCTCAATCAGGTATCTGGTTGGCTGGGTGAAGTACAGCAACATTCACAATCGCTACTGCAATTGTCGGGTACGTCTAATGAAATGGCAGATACCGGTGATCGACTCGTACGCACAACGGTTGGACAGATGCAGCAAATCGATCAATCCGTGAATGATGCATATCGCGTCATTAATGGATTGTCGCATAAATCGACTCAGATTGGCGATATTCTGAAAACGATCAATAATATCGCGCAGCAAACCAATCTCTTATCCCTGAACGCGGCGATTGAAGCAGCTCGTGCAGGCGAAGCAGGCAAAGGCTTCAGCGTCGTTGCCGGTGAAGTGAAAAAGCTGGCAGAGCAATCGCATCAATCATCCGGTCATATCGAAACATTGTTGCAGGATATTATCCGTGAGATTAACGATTCGCTCGCAACCTTTGAACAGATTCATCATTCGGTAGAAGACGGATTGCAAGGCGTACAGCAATCAGCAGATCAGTTCCAACAGCTGAAAGCTAATGCGCATCAGATCGCAACCAGTCTGCAAGATATGAACAACCTCGTACGCGAGGTGAACAGCAATGCAGGTGAGGTTGCTCGTTCAGTTGGCGAGGTTAGCGAGATTTCTGCACAAAATACCGGGAATATGCACGATATTGCCGCTTCCGCAGAAGAACAATTGGCTTCAATGGAAGAGATCAGCTCGTCGGCACAATCACTGGCGAAGCTGGCGGAGGATTTACAGAAGGAAATCGAGCATTTCAAGCTGCATGAGTAAATTGAATTTGGAATAACGGAAAAACCGGTTCTGCATAATAGATGCAGACCGGTTTTTTTGGTATAGACATGCTTATTTATGAAGAACCATCACAGACAGTAGAGAATACAGATATACAGCGATATATGGCTTCCTTTCATTGTAATCAGAGCGTCATTCGGTTTCTGTTCAAAATGATTATGCTTCTTTTTTTGGTAGGCAGCAGCAATACTACGTAGCGGATACATTCGTTTACTAGTAGCTTGTCAGCAGTACTGTATTATGAAAATAGCTTAATATGAACATGCTATAGCTTTATTTACTTTTGACATCAAGCTATATAAACTGCTGTTGCAGCAAGCACAATTAAGGTTATATAGAAAACGAACGATGTTAAATTTTGGTTATGAGAGGAATGAATAATATGGCAAAGGCATTAGCCACTCATGAATTACTGGAAGTGCACGAACTGCTTATTTTCAAAACATCCTGTGTGACCAAAGCGATGGCTATGCGCGAACTGGTTAAGGATGAGGGACTGCGCAAGATTATCGATGAAGACATTCAAGACTCGACCAAAGCGATTGAAGACTTGAGATCCATTCTGCAAAAACAACAATAAGGAGGTTTCACTTATGGCTGCTAACAATATGACGAAGGAAATGCTTGTAAATGCTACGGCTCCATTGGACGATCTGGCAATCGCTACTGATTTGCTGATGTCTGCCAAAGCTGGTGTGCGCAATTATGCTGTAGCGCTGACCGAGACGGCAACACCGGGAGTGCGCCGTACATTGAAATCCCAGTTGCAAAAAGCAATTGATCTACATGAGCAAATCGCAACGTATATGATCGAAAACGAAATGTACCATGCGTACAATATTCAGGAGCAAGTAGAGCATGATCTGGAAAAAGCCGATATTGCACTGGAACTAGTGAAAAATAAAGGCTGATCGAAAGTAAGTTCATCCGCTGTCATCTACCCTATATGCCGAGTAGGCATAAGCAGAGATCGACATCTGCCGATTGGCATTCTGCTACATGGCATATACAAAAGCCGTATCTCCCTCGTAGGGTGATACGGCTTTTGTTGTGAGCTTATTTACACTTTTATTATTTGGACAATTCCAAAAATCCTTCGCCGAACACATCGCGTACATCGTGAATGGTGATAAAGGCATTCGGATCTGCGTTGCGTACGATCTTTTTCAGGACGGATACTTCCTGTTTGCTGATGACGATATATAGTACTTCTTTGGGCGTTTTGGTGTAATAACCATGCCCGGACAATACGGTAACACCGCGATCCATAACGGTGATGACCTTTTCGGCAATCGCGTCCTGATGTGAGGAGATGATGGTAACTGCCTTTTTCGGATTCAATCCCTCGATGATAAAATCCATCACTTTCGTACCGATATACAGGGCGATGATTGTCAGCATGAGACGCTCCGCACCGATGATGAACAGCGACGAGAATGCAACGATGAGATCGAAAAACAGCAATCCATAGCTAATGTTCCAGTCCAAATACTTATGCGTAATCCGCGCCAAAATCGCTGTACCGGCTGTCGTACCGCCTGCACGGATAATCAATCCCAGTCCCACACCAACCAGAATACCGGCAAATACAGCATTGACGACGATCTCGTTAGAATCAATGCGCCACCCTTCGGTCAGATGCAGGAATAGTGAGTTGAGCGCAACCGCAATAATGGTGTAAATGATGCTTGTTTTATCCAGAAACTTATAACCGATCAGAATGAGGAATGAGTTGATCACCAGATTGACTAGACCGGGCGACCATTGAAATAGATAGTACAAAATAATCGTTACCCCGGTTACGCCGCCTTCTCCGAGATTGTTGGGAATAATGAACAGATTGACTGCCAGCGCAAACAGAAAAGCACCAACGGTAATCAGGATCATATCATAAACACGTTTTTTCATGGGCAAAGCTCCTTCTTATGCTGACGTTCCGTTACGGAAGTCATACTTGTACTCGTACTCGTTATATAGAGCTGCATGGACAGCATCGTGAACAGCTAGCTTTGCTATAAAAGTCATCGTGTTCTCCATTCAACTTTTATGCACTCTATGTATAATCGCTGGAATGTCAGAAATGGTGCTTGCAGGCTTGCTATGTCACCGAAATATGCAGCATTTTTATACAAAATGGTCAAAAACGGGCGAAAATGCACGTATGTCCATCCTTACCCGCCAAATGAGTATTTTAAGCCTCGCCCTCAAGCAAGTCAAAGCTTTTTTACCATCCTTTGACTATTCATTTCACTGCTTGATTAACGCAAAAAAGCAGTTGTTACATGAACATGCAGGGAAGCTTATGAATATCGGATCTGGATCATGTAATAGATACTATTTATATGTAACAGAAAAAGACCAGATCGCAACCTACACGATCTGATCCTGAATATGAATATACGTCGTGAAATAACGCGCAAGTACATCATACACGTACTGGGCGATTCCACGATTATGCCGATTTCCAACGCAAATAATCCGTCACTGTACGTACCGCTATTTCTATTGCATCCTCACTCGGCTCCAGCTTGGCGTGATGCAGTCCATATGGTGTATCCACGCCGAGCCAGAACATAAAGCCGGGAATATCTTTTAGAAAATAACCGAAGTCTTCGCCAGTCATCGCTTCGGTGCACTCAAACAGAGTCACATCGTCGCGTCCATCCAGCCACTGCATGAATTCAGCTGTCAGCTTCTCTTCATTGTACACCTGCATATAATTGGCGCCCCAGTCGATCTCGGCACGACATTCAAATCCTGCTTCAATCCCCTTCACCAATGCCTGAATGCGTGACTTCACCAGTGTCATCGTCTCCGCAGACAATGTACGAATCGTTCCTTCCAGACGAGCACGTTCGGCGATAATGTTCTGCTTGGTGCCGCCCTCGATCTTGCCGATCGTAATGACTGCCGAATCGAGTGGATTCACATTGCGAGCGATCACGCTTTGCAATTGACCGACCAGCTGACAGCCTGCTACCACCATATCGTTCGCCCGATGCGGATATGCTGCATGACCACCCGTACCGATCAGATCAATAAACAACTCCGACGTATTGGCAAACAAAATACCCGGACGCGTCGCAATCGTACCAACCGGATATTCAGGGGCAACATGCAAACCGACCATCTGCTCCGGCATCCAATCCGCCAGTTCTTCGCTCGCTAACATCGGCTGTGCACCGCCTGGTCCTTCCTCGGCTGGCTGGAACAATACGACCAGATCGTCCTTCATCCGCTGCTCCACGAATTGTGTCAGCACACCAAGTCCAATCGTCATATGCAGATCATGCCCGCATGCGTGCATATAGTCGGGATGCTCACTTTTAAAATCATAGCCGGTC is a genomic window containing:
- a CDS encoding methyl-accepting chemotaxis protein codes for the protein MNKWTSFFTKQSLGRKLMLSFGLVLIAALTVSSLASYYVAQRSLSSELISSTALNTQTLSAVVDNDMQQNIDAVDYFASQIKQASYTDSDRLIEELRIYDQTMTKVEGLYVGTATGAFYTSSDIPTASDYDPRKRPWYQEAEASPGKTIVTPPYLSSSTQAMTVTVAKRTDDGSGVVGLDINLASLIQIASNIKIGENGYAFIVAADGTYISHPTIKAGETDALAKQIVADNKQTDTFSYNSKGEDEQLSYTTSALTGWKLVGNFYQSEIDAKVRPLLIQTLIVLIAALVIGSIVIWLITRSISRRMSRIVTVANAISQGDLTKSVQDKSKDELGHLSAAFNDMNQSLGTLVGSIQDTVSDVVSSSEQLTASSEQTSKATEQITSVIEQFSSGSDRQNTHIGQSAAQLNQVSGWLGEVQQHSQSLLQLSGTSNEMADTGDRLVRTTVGQMQQIDQSVNDAYRVINGLSHKSTQIGDILKTINNIAQQTNLLSLNAAIEAARAGEAGKGFSVVAGEVKKLAEQSHQSSGHIETLLQDIIREINDSLATFEQIHHSVEDGLQGVQQSADQFQQLKANAHQIATSLQDMNNLVREVNSNAGEVARSVGEVSEISAQNTGNMHDIAASAEEQLASMEEISSSAQSLAKLAEDLQKEIEHFKLHE
- a CDS encoding spore coat protein encodes the protein MAKALATHELLEVHELLIFKTSCVTKAMAMRELVKDEGLRKIIDEDIQDSTKAIEDLRSILQKQQ
- a CDS encoding spore coat protein, producing MAANNMTKEMLVNATAPLDDLAIATDLLMSAKAGVRNYAVALTETATPGVRRTLKSQLQKAIDLHEQIATYMIENEMYHAYNIQEQVEHDLEKADIALELVKNKG
- a CDS encoding YitT family protein, whose amino-acid sequence is MKKRVYDMILITVGAFLFALAVNLFIIPNNLGEGGVTGVTIILYYLFQWSPGLVNLVINSFLILIGYKFLDKTSIIYTIIAVALNSLFLHLTEGWRIDSNEIVVNAVFAGILVGVGLGLIIRAGGTTAGTAILARITHKYLDWNISYGLLFFDLIVAFSSLFIIGAERLMLTIIALYIGTKVMDFIIEGLNPKKAVTIISSHQDAIAEKVITVMDRGVTVLSGHGYYTKTPKEVLYIVISKQEVSVLKKIVRNADPNAFITIHDVRDVFGEGFLELSK
- a CDS encoding N-acetyldiaminopimelate deacetylase encodes the protein MSNNKLIDIRRDLHRIPEAGFQEFKTQRYLLDYIASLPQEHIEVRTWKTGILVYVHGTAPTRRFGYRADMDGLPIVEETGYDFKSEHPDYMHACGHDLHMTIGLGVLTQFVEQRMKDDLVVLFQPAEEGPGGAQPMLASEELADWMPEQMVGLHVAPEYPVGTIATRPGILFANTSELFIDLIGTGGHAAYPHRANDMVVAGCQLVGQLQSVIARNVNPLDSAVITIGKIEGGTKQNIIAERARLEGTIRTLSAETMTLVKSRIQALVKGIEAGFECRAEIDWGANYMQVYNEEKLTAEFMQWLDGRDDVTLFECTEAMTGEDFGYFLKDIPGFMFWLGVDTPYGLHHAKLEPSEDAIEIAVRTVTDYLRWKSA